From a region of the Paenibacillus lutimineralis genome:
- a CDS encoding ArsR/SmtB family transcription factor, which produces MEPIEVFKALSNESRLQILQWLKEPENHFTPHEGIDMRKIGVCVCQVTERLNMTQSTASQYLMILHRTGLLKTERIGKYTYYKRDEEKIREAIALLKREIE; this is translated from the coding sequence ATGGAGCCAATTGAAGTTTTTAAAGCGTTGTCCAATGAGTCTCGTCTGCAAATTCTACAATGGTTGAAGGAACCTGAGAATCATTTTACGCCCCATGAAGGGATTGATATGAGAAAAATCGGGGTATGTGTCTGCCAGGTGACCGAGAGATTGAACATGACACAGTCAACTGCATCCCAGTACTTGATGATTCTTCATCGAACGGGGCTACTTAAGACCGAGCGCATCGGCAAGTACACCTATTACAAAAGGGATGAGGAAAAAATTCGTGAAGCGATAGCTTTGCTCAAGCGGGAGATCGAATAA